The Luteibacter flocculans genomic interval CAGAGGCAATAACCCAGCCACCGCGGCAAAGGCGTTTCTCATCGAAAACGATCACTTCGAGGTGGATCATGACATCGAAGACCAGGTGATCATGACGCTGTCGCCCGACGGTTTCCTGCGGCGAGCTCGCTGATGAGTTGCGCGGCTTCCGTAGACCCTGGGCGACGATAGCTCTTCGCAACGCGTGCAACGTTCGCTTTGACCTGTTCGGACGTCATCAATCCCGTGATGGCATCGGCAATGTCATCACGCGATGCGTGCTCGAGATCGAGCCGCCGCCCCACGCCTGCTCGCTCGACGAAATGCACCTGATGAAACTGATCGTTGCACAGCGGTGAGATGATCATGGGCACGCCGAACGACAGCGCCTCCATGACCGAGTTGGCGCCTCCGTGCGTGATGAAGAGCGACGCGCGGTCCAGCATCGCGAGTTGCGGTGCATAGCGCACCGCATGCATGTGTGGGCCCAACGTCGGCAGCTCGTTCGTGTCGAGCAGGTCGGCCATCGACAGCACCAACTGCACGGGGAGGTCGCGGGTCGCTTCGATGACCTTCGAGAACATCTGGGGCTGGTAGTAGATCTGGCTGCCCAGCGACATGTACACGAGGGGTAGGGCAGGGTCGAGGCGTTCCCAGGAGAAGTCTGGTTCGTCGCCGCGCAGCGTGGCGGGTAATGAAGGTCCGACCAGGGCGACATCCGGTGGTGCGTCGGCCGCCAACGCCTCGGTGGTGAAAGCGATCGTCAACCATGGCGAGATCACGTCACAGCCTCGAAACGTCGGACTCATCCCGTGCGCGGCAAAGAGCGCATCGCGAGAAGGTGCAAGCCATCGAACGGTTGCCAATAGATCGGAGTTGAGCGACGGCGGCAGCACGGGATTCAGCGAGTTGGACATCGCCACCCAGGGTAGCCCCTCGGCGTCGGCGGCGATGGCAGCGGCGTAGAGCAACGGATCGATGACGACGATATCCGGGCGCCAGCGACCGATGCTTTCACGAATACGGTCGATCTCGGCAGGCACCCCATCGATCAGCAAGGAGCGCACCCACTCGCGAAGCCACGACGGATCACGCACCTGCTTCGCAAATTCTGCACCGCGTCGCCAGTCCGCCGGGCGTGGCGATTCGACAGGTCCAAAACATTCGAACTCGCCTGCGCGCCGCACTTGGTGACGGATATCGCCGGGCGCATGAAACGCCACCGCATGGCCCATCGCTTTCAATGCAAGTGCTGGCCCCATGCACGGATTGACGTGTCCGCGCTCTGGAACGACACAGAAAAGAACACGGCTCATGCAAAACTCACATCGTGAAGGGTCGCCCAGTGCGCCAAGGCGGAAGCGCGGAACATGACCGCACGCTCGTGTTCGTCGAGGGGGCTGGGATCGGCGCAACGTCGAAGCAGACGTGGTACGTCCATCACGACAGCGACAGAGTCGCCATGGTCCCGCAGCGTCTCATGGGTGTGCTGGCGGACATGTTCGCCAGCACCCTGGTCTTTGGGGAGTGCCGACTTCCGCCGACGCCGAATAGGCTCGGGCACCAGACCTCGCGCCGCCTCGCGCAACATGGCCTTCTCGATACCGTGGCGCAGCGCGTCTTCAGGCGCTATCGACGCCGCGAGATCGAGCAGTGCCGTGTCGCCGAAAGGCACGCGTGCTTCCACGCCGTGGGCCATGCAATGAATGTCGCCGTTATGCAGAAGACGTTGCAGCCACCGATGCCTGACCAGCCATTGGGTCGCGCGTAAACGACCGCCGACGGTCGCCCACTCATGGCCGGCATCCTGGGCCAGCGCACGGTACGCCGTGCCAAAATATTCGAGCGGCCGCGCAAGCAAGCCTGGGCGCAGGTAGGGGTCGCCGGTCAGACGCTGCAACACATGAAGCGGGTCGCTCGTCGCGTGGGGGTCGAGAAGAAAGTGATAGCCGAAGTGGGTTTCATCGGCGGCATCGCCGACCATGACGGCCTTTACGCGGGTTCCCGCCGTCCGAGCAAGGTGATGTTGCGCCAGTTCCTGCTCCCATGCGGGCAGCGCATCGTTCTGACTTGCCACCTCGCGCAAGCTTTTTCCGAAGTCATCGCGCGAGGGCCTGACGTCTGTACGAGGCAGTCGCAAATGCGTTGACGCGCTTTCCGCAAACGGCTGATCGTCGGAGTCCACGATCAGGGAGGCTGCGTAGTCGTAGCGATCGTGCTCGGCGAAGGCAATGGTGAAGCTTTCCGGTGTTGCGCCGGCCTGTGTTGCCAACGCACCGATCAAGGTGGAATCCAGGCCGCCGCTCAGAAACAGCCCCACGGGAGCGTCTGCCACGAGAGTGCGCCGAACAGCCTCAGCCAACCGCACGCGCAGTTGGTCAGCGGTTTCCTTCCACGAGCCTGGCGAAGCGGTCGCTTCACCCTCGATGGCCCACGGCCACACGTGTACGCCTTCCGCGGTGATGCGCAACGCGTGGCCGGGCGCGAGGTAGTTCATGCCGACGAACATCGGTGCCGCTACACCGCTGAAGTAAGGAGCGACCAGATATTCGGTGACGGCGTCGATGTTCGCGCGCGGGCGCGCATGCATGGCCGGCAGCAAGGCCTTCGCTTCCGACGCAAAGATGAACTCGTCGGACTGTTCGGCGTAAACGAAGGGCTTGATTCCCAGGCGGTCCCGCGCTGCAAAACCCTGACGGCGTTCCGTGTCCCACACGAAGAACGCGAACATGCCATTGAAGCGAGCCAGGCATGCCTCTCTCCACGTCGCGTAAGCCGCCAGCACGACCTCGCTGTCGCTGCGCGACTGGAACCGCCACGCTTTCGACAGCTCGGCCCGCAGCGCGTCGTGGTTGTAGATTTCGCCGTTGTACACGAGCACGTAGCGGTTGTCGGCGCTGCGCATCGGCTGCGCGCTGTTGGCCGGGTCGACGAGGGCGAGCAGGGTGTGGCCGAGCACGGCGCACGGGTCGTGCCAAAGGCCGCTGCCATCCGGGCCGCGGTGACGAAGACGGTCACGCATCGCGATCACTCGGTCCGTGTGCACGCGCGCGCCGCCGTCATAGCGGATCAAGCCAGCAAGGCCGCACATCAGGCTGCGACTCCGAGGTCGGCCAGCAGCAGGCGCAGCGTGGCCCATTGCACGCGTTCGGCATCGGTCGTCAGCGCCGGCGTGGCCGTGCCGAGTTGTGCGGCCAGCGCCTCGATATCCGGGCTTGGCAGGAGATGATCGATATTCATTGGCGGTGCCAGGCGGAGTCGCTTGGGGCCGTCGGTCAACGCAGGAGAGACCCCGAAGCGCCTACCAAGCACGCGTAGGCACGTTTTCTCGGGATCAGGCGGAAGCGCCTGCAGGTGTGCAACGACATCGCCATCCAGAAAGGGCGGGACAAGCTCGACGCCTTCGGCCCGGAACAAGGTGCGGCACAGCGGCAGATAGTCGGCCGAGGTGTCGCGTCGAAGCACCTGGTCGGCACCGTCGCCGCTGATGGCAAGTTCGATCCCATCGCGCCGCATGGCTCGGGCCAACAGGAGCTTCGCCATGGGATGCAGGTTGAACAACGGCTCTTCGAGATGGCGCATGGCATCGGGCACGGCGTCAACGAAGTCGGCCTCACTGACTTCCACGACCACTACCGCGACGCCCGATCGCCTCGCCGTCTCGAGTGCGGCGTCAAGTTCGTCGTAGCCGGGCAGTCTCGTCGTCAACACATAGGCGGGGAGGTGGGTGGCTCCGAGGGTGTCCAGCATCGCGAGGAGCAAGGCGGAATCGAGGCCGCCACTCAGCGCGATCGCGGCGGGTCGGTTGCTCTTTACGACACGCTCCAGCGACGCGAGAAGAAGCGATTCCAGATCGCCCGCTTTCGAGACCATGGGCCGAGGGGCGACGGTAAGGCCGCTGGGCGAAGTCAGAAGCGCATACCTGGGAGGCACCGCAAGGAAGTCCGCGAGTACTGTGCGTCCCGGCAAGCGCATGCCACTGAAGTATCCGGCGACCGCGCCCGTATCGACGTGTCCGCAAGCGAGCGATCCGCGGCTGATCAGCTCACGGATGCTTGTGCCATATGTTCCGCTCGCGGGATGGTAAATAAGCTGTTCGAAGCCGAAGGCGTCGCGGTGACCAAGGATCATTCGAAGCGGGCCTTCTCTGCCTGGACTTCGGCGTGCCGCATCATCCGATGCGGCTCCATCGATGCGCTACCGCCGCGGCAATGGAAGCACGCCTGCAGTGCCGTCTCGCGCATGAGATACGCGTGAAGCTCGTCGACCAACGAATCGCCGTCGTGCAGCGGGATCCCATCGTGCGTGAAGTCATTCGCCCCGCGATGAAGTGTCTGCATGTGCGGCGGTCGGGTGCAGGTGTAGAAGATGCCATCACGAATGAGGTGGCAGCGTTCCCTGAGCCAACAGTCGTGGTAGACCGCCTGCGTCTCAGCCACGTCGTGTGACACAGGGTCGCGCGTCATACGCACGAACTGAGTCTGGGTTTTCCAGTTGAGCGCCACGTTGAAGCGCGTCGCCTGGGCCTCGATGTGCGTTACGAGTGCGGCACCGAGACGCGGTTTTGGGTAGAGCGAGATCGTCAGCGCATCGACTTCTTCCCAGAACGCGTCGGGGAGGCGGCCGAGTAGCAAGCCGTTCGTCGTCACCGAGATTTTCGGTGCGATTCCCGTCGCTCGAACGCCGCGAAGTATCGCGACCAGGTCCGGATGTAGCGTGGGCTCACCGCCGACCAGCTTGAAGACGCGCGGTTTGACGACGCGTGCCGCCCGCACGAGGTCCTCGAACAACGACGCCGGGTCGGCCGTCCAGGGGGGCAACAGTGGCGACAGCGAGCAGCATTCGACGCACGTCAGGTTGCAATGATCCACGATGTGAGCTTCAAGGGATCGCGTCTGGATGCGTCCATCGACGATAGGATAGTGACGCTCCATGAGCGGGGGGAAAACGTGCTCCCGTTCGACCGTGCTCACGACGCGTCTCCTACACATTGGATATAGAAATCAGCCAGACCGTTACGCTCCCGCGCGAGCATCGAAACCATCTCCATGGCGCCGCGCAGGCGTTCCTCGAAACCTGCGCGACCCGCTATCCAGCCTTCGAGCACCCAGTGCTTCGTTGCATGCATGACGCACGACACGTCCACGGCCCAGCGCATGCGATCGGCGTGTAGCGGGCGGAGACTGAGGTAGCCCGCCAGGAAAGAGCGGGCGAGCGTGGCGTTCTTCAAGGGCAGGTGATTCAGGCACCTGACGACCTCGAATTCGCGTGGCGCACCGATGGAAGCTTCCCAGTCGATGATCAGCGGGGGCAAGCCGGCATGGAAAAGGTAATTGAACTGGTTGAAGTCGTTGTGGATCGGTTGCTCCGTATCGTCGAACGGGAAGGCCTCGATGGCGCGCGCGTAGCAGGAAGCGAACATGTCACGGCAGACCGCCAAATAGCGTGTAACGCTTGAGCTATCGATGCCGACATGTTCCGGTATGAACAGGCTGCTCGGTTCCAGCCGGAGAAGCTCGGCCTCGGCATCGATACGACCCAAACGCAGGGAAAGCGTGTCGGGGGAGGGCGTGGTTACCTCGTCCAACCTCGCATGCAGTGACGCCAGGCAGCGGCCAAGGCACGCCCATTCCGCAGCCGAGTAGGTGTCGTAAGGTCGGTGTGTACCGGCTTCCCAGCGAGTCACGAGGATCCGTTGACCGTCGTGTTCCGTCGAAGTCTTACCCGTCGTCGTCCTGATCAGCGACTGGACGCGGTAGGCGTCATCGCGGTAAGAACCGAGAAACGCGATCAGCTCCGCTTCCCGTGCGCCACGGAGGCTGTCTGCCGCCGTGAACCGTTTGACCGCCACATCTCCCTGGTCTGTCGACCACCGGGAAACGCGCTCGGTCACCGGCATAGGCTTGCCCAGAGGACGCAGGTCATAGTCGTTCGGGAAAGCCAGCGAAGCGGGGAACGAGGAAGTCACTTAGATCGACTCGCCAGGTCCGAACCGGTAAGGATGCCCGGTAAGGAACGTGTTGTGCCCCACATATCGAAGGTTGTACATCGCCGGGCGGAACAACAGCCGCGTTTCGTTATTTGCGATGCCGAGCAGGGGGTAGAGGTCGCGGTCGACGAAGAAGGCGTTATTACCCATGTCGTCGCAGCACACCAGCTCATAGCCGAGCGTCTTGCCGAGGGCAACCAGTGACTCGAGGCTGGCTCCGTAATGGGTCGATCCGTCCCAGGCATGGTTGGCGTCGAAGGCCATGACCCAGCGTTCGGGAGGCGCATAGTACGGGTTGTATTCCACGACGACGATGCGCGCACGATGACGACGCAGCGCACGCCATACCCAGTAGTCGTTGCCGTCGATATCGAGGGAAAGAAAGTCGTACACAGCCGGCACCCCGGCTTCGTCGAGCAAATCGTCCGCCATATCAGGCTGGACGCGCTCTCCGATCAACGTCACGTTCTTCGCTTCGCCGTAGTTCTCCCGCAACCGTCCAAATCGGTAAGCGGATGCCTCGATCAACGTGCCAGACCAACCTTGCTCACGCAGCAACAAGGCCGTATTGCTGTTACGCAAGCCGTCGCTGGCCCCAATATCGACACAGTATCGATTCGTGGTCGGGATACGTTCCAGAATACGGGAGAGAATCGCTTCCTCGGTGCCCTGGGAATACAAGCCGGGCATCAGCCTGGACAGATCGATTTGCGGAGTCCCTTCATGCATGCCGTGCCAGCCATAGGGTTGCGATGACCGAATGATAGCGAAGATGCCAGCCTAGAGAAGATGACCTACAAACTCACCGCCCAGCTGACGCGATGATGGCCAGAAGCTGTGCCCTCAGCACCGCGGCACGCGCGTTGTCACCGGCGCTAAGCAACTCGCGGTCGCGATCGTCGATTTCGGTAAACACGATGTCACCGGCGCGATTCACCCGTGGTGGTATCACCGCGCGCTCATCGGGACGACCCGGCACGCTGGGGCTGTGGAAGACGTGGTCACGGCATTGAGCGTGCGTCCATAGCGCCAACGCGATCCTCGGACCCGCACGCGATGACGTGGGATCGAAGTCGACTTCTCCAGCCCGGATCCAGGCGTGGGGATATACCTCGCCGTCCTCATGGAGAAAGCCTAGGACCAGGGACACATCCGGGTAACACGCTGTGAGCTGGAAAGCGTCGTGGAAACAGAAGCGGGCGCCTCTGAGCACGCCGGCCTTTGCGTCTCTAATGGCATCGGGTAAGGGCTCGATAGTCTCAATGAGCTGCTGCATCTTAGTCTCCTTACCAGGATTGAAGGCGGAGCGGGGCGGGATCGACGTCCTTGGGACACTCGATCTAATCAGTCCTAATCGGAAATCACAATGCCCCGCGAGGGAGTGGATTGTCCATCAATCGTTTTTTCGGCGAGGTATCGGGCCGGTGGCTTGCCTACCGTCTTGCGAAACATGGTGACGAAGCCGCTGGCATCTTCATAGCCCAACTCGAACGCCACCGTCTGCACGCTCTCACCCTTCGTCAACCGCTGAAGCGCGAGGATGACGTGCAGCTGCCTTCGCCACTGTCCGAAACCCATGCCGATTTCGCTTTGCAGCAGGCGGCTCAGGCTTCGCTCGCTCATGCCTATTCGTGCGGCCCAGTCGGCCTTCGAGCTTTTATCGTCGGGCGCTGCCAGCAGGTATTCCGCAATGCGCCGCAATCGAAGGTTGCGCGGCATGGGGAAATGCAGGTCCTCCAAGGGAGCCAGCGCCAACTCGTCGAGCAATGCCGCAATCAGGCGGTCCTCCCGGCCACCCGGCATGTAAAGCGCAGGAAAGCCGGCCACCGTCAGCAATAGCTCACGTAGCAGTGGGGAGACCGAGATCGTGCAACAGGTTTTCGGAAGATTCGATGCCGCGTCCGGCTCCACGAACACACAATGACATTCCGTTTCACCCGACCCACGTGCCGAGTGTGGCAGGTTGCCTGGAATCCATATGGCGCACTGCGGCGGTACGATCCACACACCGTCTTCGATTTCGCAGTTGAGGACGCCGCGAACAGAGTAGATCAGTTGGGCCTTACGGTGCTGGTGCTTCGTGTTTTCCCAGTCTTTTGCTACCGATGTGGCGCTCAAGGCAACGACGCGCCCCGGTACGTTGTCGATGTCGATCTGTATGCTCATGTTGGTGACGTCGCCGACCGACACGGTGTGTGCCTAGCCTCATCTGGAATTCAAGTCGTTATGGAAGCCGTTGGATTATTGAGGCGACACCGCGCCAGTCGACAGCAATTCTCTAGCCATATCGATGGCCTGCTCGCGTGAAGCGGCAAGGATCATCGGATAACCCCAAAACTTAGCAAACATGGCCGACATGGCTTTATAAGCAACACGTTTTGCCTGACTTGGCTCAACGACGATCATGGCAAGAACCAGCGTTCGCAATTGAAGCTTGTGCTTCTTCATCCAGAGCGAAACGAGCTTCTTTTCCTCCGGCGTATGCTCATGGTCTTCGGAGGGAGAGGAATCACTCAAGATGACGAATGACTCGCCGCGCTTTAAATTGGCCTCGAATTCATCGAAGTCTTTCTGGGCGTCATGCCCAGGCTGGTGTGAAAAGTTCATCCATACCAGTGGAAAATCCGAGCTATTCATCGTCATTTGCCAACTCCTGTGTTCTTGCCGCTGAACGGGCGTGGATTTTCTCCACGGTCGATGGTTAGGTGCAGGGTTCGCGTGGCTAACGCCTGCACCGAGACAAATCAGTACTTGAGGTTCAGCGTCACCATCACGTTCCGTGGCGCGCCATAGCCGACTGTGTCGAAGTCGCCTTTCTGTAATGCGTACTTCCGATCGAGTAGGTTGTTGACGTTGACCGCGACGTCGATTCCCTTCGCTATGGCATAGCGTCCCATCAGCGACACCATGGCATACGACGCCTGCTCTCCGCCCAATGTGCTGGTGCCGGTGTTCGCCGCCTCGTAGAAGCGACTTTGCCACTTGATCCCACCGCCCAGCGTAAGTCGGCTCCAGCTTCCAGAAAACTGATGCGTGCTGAAAAGCTGTGCCGTGGTGCGGGGTAGCTGCGAGTTCAGGCGTACACCTTTGCCGTCCTTGGCCGTAAAGTGGGCGAGACCTGCATATACACTCCAGCCGCGCGCCAGTTCGCCCTGAAGGTCCAGCTCGACGCCGCGCGACGTTGTCCCGTTCACGCTCTCATAGGCCTGGGCGCCGCTTGGTGTATATCGCCCAGCGACGATCTGCGCGGCGTTGTCCAGATGGGTATCGAACAAGGCGACCGATGCATTGAGACGCCCTTCGAGGTAATCGCCTTTCAGCCCGATTTCTCTGGTTTTACCTTTGGCCGGCGTGAGCACGTTGCCGTTGTTGTCGCGGTAGTCGGTTTGCGGGTTGAAGATGCCGGTGTAGCTGACGTAGGCCGAATAGGTCGTGTTGATGTCATAGATCAGGCCGGCGTATGGATCGAACTCACCGGATTTCTTGTAATGAAAAGGCGCGCCGTTGACGTTCTCGTTGATTTCATAGGTGGTGAAGCGGCCGCCCACGACGAGTTTCAGGGGATCGGCAAGCGAAAAACGGGCTGCGGCATAGACACCGACTTGCTTGATTCGGGTTTGGGTCGGTACCGACGCCATCGCCTCGAAGTCGGGCCGGGGGTAGGGCGAGCCGAGGTCGTAGATGTTGACTGGCACCAAGCCTGGATAAAACGGAGGAATGTCCCGTTCGCTGCCGTCGCGCCAAGAACTCGTCGCGCCGACCACCACGTCGTGGGAGCGGCCCAAGAGTTCTACAGGGCCGCTTGCCATGACGTCCAGGGTGTTTTGGTGGCTGCGGCCTTCGGACGCTAGCGCTACCGGATAGGCCCCGAAGGGATAGGCGCCCAGCCCCGTGAGACGATCAGGACGGCCGCCCAGCGCGATCAGGTGTGAGTCGAATCCGGTGCGATACTGATTGGCAACGGCCCGTAGGTTCCACCCATTGGCAAAGCGGTGTTCTATCGTGGCGAATGCGGTTTTCATATTTGTGTCCCAACCGCTCCATGTCTGCCCGAAGGACTTTGAGCGTGGGTAGTCCGCTTGTGTGCCGTCACTGAACCAGAGCGGTAACCCTCCCCAGGTCGAACCCTTAGGGGAGCTGTCCTGATAGTCGAAGCCCATGCTTATCGACGTGTCGGGCGTCAGATCGGCCTCGACGACGCCGTAGAATGCCTTCCTCCGCGGCTTGTATCGGTCGATGTAGGAGTTTCCGTCCTGATACGTCCCCACCACACGTGCTCGGACGCGGCCGTCCTTGGTCAGAGGCGTCGAGACGTCAGCGGTTCCCCGGTGGGTATCCCAACTGCCTGCGCCGAGAGACGCAGATGCCGAGAAATCACGGGTGGGCCGTTTGCGTACCAGATTGATGGCGGCCGAGGGATTGCCGGTGCCGGTCAGCAAGCCGGAGGCACCACGTACGACCTCGACACGATCGTAAAAGGCAGTGTCGAGAGAACCGATGCCGCTGCCATTGACAACATCACCAACGGCCGTTGGTATCCCGTCATACTGAATGTTGTTAATCAGGAAACCGCGGGAATAGAAGCTCGTCCGTTCGCTGTCGGACTGGTACGAGGTGACGCCTGCGGTGTTATCCAGCACGCTCTGTACCGAGTTCAATTGCTGGTCGTCCATGTGTTGACGCGTGATCACCGTGACCGCCTGCGGTGTCTCGTTCAACGCTAGCGGCAGGCGCATGGCCGCCGCCGTTTTTCCCGTCGTGTATGAACCGGTCCCCTCAGTCGCCTCGGGGCCCACATGGCCTGTGACGATCACGACCGGCAAGGTCAGCTTGTCCTTGGACGCGTGCTCCTTGGCATTGTCCTGGACCGGCGTCGGCTCGGCGGCGAAGGTGCTCTGCGCGCTGATGACCAAGGCGACGACCATGGCAGAACCCAGATTGTTGCGCGCCGCACACCCGAGTAATCCCTTGGGGCGGGCCCGCTGTGGACGGGCAGGGACTGTCCTGCACATACGTCCGAAAGGCCTTCCCTTGCACGATAGCCTGCGCATACAAATACGACTCATTAATGTTTAGACGTCGTATTAGAACCCGCGGCCTGTCAGGCTCGATGGCGAATTTAGGCCAGATGATTGTTCAAGTAGGCCAAACTTGGCGAACGGAGCGAGCTGCCTACGTCTTCTTCTCGTCACTCAGTCTTACGCGGAAGCCCGAACCTCCGCCGTCTGCCGGCCGCCGACGCATAAATCGCCACCGCAGGCATGGTCACGTAAGCACTGGTGCCCCTGGGTTCGCCTTGTCCGATCGTGAAGTGGCCCGACCAGCGCGCCGTCCTTTCGCGGACGCCTTGCAACCCAAACGATAGCGGTTTGTCAGTCGCTCCGGGGGCCACCCCCACGCCGTCGTCGCTTACTTCGATGTCGAGATGGTGCTCGCCAAACCGAATGTTGACGCAGACGGCGTTCGCATGCGCGTGCTTTCGAACATTACGGATGAGCTCCAGGACAATGGCGTTGAGATCATCTTCCGCTTCGGCCCGGATGGGTTTCTCCTCGCCGTCGACCGCGACGACGCCGTCGATGTCGGTGTCGGCGAGGCATTCGTTCAGCGCGGAGCGCAAGCGCATGACCAGCGATATCGAGGGTCTGGGAGTCGTGCGGAGGTCCACGACGCGCTGCCGTCCCTCCGCCATGGTCTGTTCAGCCACGCGCAGGGCCCGCTCGAGGTGATCACGAGCGGCGCCTTCCTTCATTGCGTTGGCCGCCACGCGCACGTAAAGCAGTACTCCATGCAGTCCTTGCAGCACCGTGTCATGCAACTCACGCGCAATGCGCTCGCGCTCCATGACCCGCGCGAGCAAGACCGTACCCAGAATCCGCACGCGCCAGGCGTAAAGCGCGTAGAGCAGGGCGATCACGATGGCCACGCAGAGCAGTGCAAACCACGTCGTTTGGTAAAAATAGGGCGCGATACGGAATGACACACGCGCGGGAATCGTGGACCAGACGCCGTCCTCATTGGCCGCGAGAACTTCGAAGGTATAACTGCCGGGCGAAAGATTCGTATACGTCGCCTCCCGCACGTTGCCCACATCTCGCGACGTTTCATCCAGGCGCGTGAGCCGGTAGCGGAATCGCGCACGTTCGGGAATGGAAAGAACCGGTGCCGTATAACGAAACTCAACACGTGTCGTGCCAGCGGCCAATGCCTCATCTGGCCCGAGGGTCCTGCCGTTGACCGCGAGGACCGTCGCGACCGGGGGGCGAGGGTTTTGCGTGAGGCGTGCCGGGTCGAGCTCCGCCGCACCCGTGTCGGACGCGACCCATAGACGATGGCCGGCACCAGGGATGAGCGAGGGGGCGGGTACCGCGTCCCGAAGACCCGGCCAGCCGTCACGCTCGTCGAAGTGCTGCACAGGCACGAGGTAGTGGGGGTCTGCCCACCATCGCTTCATGTCATCCGCCGCGACACGATAAAGTCCGTCGGACGCGTTGACCCACAGATCGCCATCGGCCTGTTCGACGATGCCTGTGCCCAGCCGCACCACATGGTCGTCGGCGAAGCGCAACGAGCGAACGGGTTTGCCCGGGGTGAAGAACTGCACACCATGGTCGCCTGTGATCCAGACGCCGTCGTGGCGCGGCCACAAGGCAATCACCTGTCCGACGGTGATGCCTGCAGTGCCCGTATAGACCGTCGCGCGTGTTCCATCATCCTCGATGGTCGCCACCGTGTTGTCGTCGTAACCAAGCCACAAGCCGTGATCGGCACGCGTGGCGATCGCACGGAGGTTCTTTTCTTTTCCCGGAAGGCCTGCGTCCGTGCCAAGGGGGACACCCGTTCCACCGGCCAGGCGGAAGGCCTGGCGGAAGGCCAGCCACACCGAGCCGTCGCGAGCCTGGGACAACGCGCGCACTTGTCTCGGCATATCCATGATGGCCGAGGGAAGCGGCTCGACCTTGATGTCGTGTCCGTCGATTCGCAGCAGGCCCCGGTCCGACGTCATCAAGACGTTGCCGTCCGGGGCCCTTGCGATGGCGTTTATCTGCTTCCCGGCTTGTGGCCATGCCTTGGCGACCGGCGCGAATTCGGTCAAGCCGCCTTGGGAAGCCACCCATAGGTGATCCTGGCCGTCTGTGGCGATGGCCGGCTTGTACGTGTCCTGAGGTAGATCGACAGGCTCGAAGCGGCCCCACCTGAACTGGTCGATGCCCTTGGGGGTCGCCACCCAGAGGGTGCCTTCGCGGTCCTTGAAGACTGCAAGCGCGGATGCACCGGTCAGCCCGTTCTTCTCGCTGTACGTCTCGACCACAGGCTGGCCTGTCGCCGGACCGCTTCCCGGCCAGATGATGCGCACCACGCCGGCATTCGCACCGCACCACATGGCACCCTCATCGTCGATGATCTCGTCGGTGAGTTGGTCTTCCGGGCGCCACACGCCACCCGCGCGACCGAGTTGCGCAGCACGGTAGTCGGCGACGGTCCGCAGTTCGAAGGCCGCGGCACCAGGTTCTTTCCGCAGCGCGCTCTTGTCGCGAAGAAGCCAGATGGACTGGTCGGGTGCAACGAAACCCTGTTGGATATATTCCCTGGGCTCGGGC includes:
- a CDS encoding phosphotransferase enzyme family protein gives rise to the protein MTSSFPASLAFPNDYDLRPLGKPMPVTERVSRWSTDQGDVAVKRFTAADSLRGAREAELIAFLGSYRDDAYRVQSLIRTTTGKTSTEHDGQRILVTRWEAGTHRPYDTYSAAEWACLGRCLASLHARLDEVTTPSPDTLSLRLGRIDAEAELLRLEPSSLFIPEHVGIDSSSVTRYLAVCRDMFASCYARAIEAFPFDDTEQPIHNDFNQFNYLFHAGLPPLIIDWEASIGAPREFEVVRCLNHLPLKNATLARSFLAGYLSLRPLHADRMRWAVDVSCVMHATKHWVLEGWIAGRAGFEERLRGAMEMVSMLARERNGLADFYIQCVGDAS
- a CDS encoding FkbM family methyltransferase; protein product: MHEGTPQIDLSRLMPGLYSQGTEEAILSRILERIPTTNRYCVDIGASDGLRNSNTALLLREQGWSGTLIEASAYRFGRLRENYGEAKNVTLIGERVQPDMADDLLDEAGVPAVYDFLSLDIDGNDYWVWRALRRHRARIVVVEYNPYYAPPERWVMAFDANHAWDGSTHYGASLESLVALGKTLGYELVCCDDMGNNAFFVDRDLYPLLGIANNETRLLFRPAMYNLRYVGHNTFLTGHPYRFGPGESI
- a CDS encoding asparagine synthase-related protein, encoding MILGHRDAFGFEQLIYHPASGTYGTSIRELISRGSLACGHVDTGAVAGYFSGMRLPGRTVLADFLAVPPRYALLTSPSGLTVAPRPMVSKAGDLESLLLASLERVVKSNRPAAIALSGGLDSALLLAMLDTLGATHLPAYVLTTRLPGYDELDAALETARRSGVAVVVVEVSEADFVDAVPDAMRHLEEPLFNLHPMAKLLLARAMRRDGIELAISGDGADQVLRRDTSADYLPLCRTLFRAEGVELVPPFLDGDVVAHLQALPPDPEKTCLRVLGRRFGVSPALTDGPKRLRLAPPMNIDHLLPSPDIEALAAQLGTATPALTTDAERVQWATLRLLLADLGVAA
- the asnB gene encoding asparagine synthase (glutamine-hydrolyzing); amino-acid sequence: MGHAAPAAGRPRSRSLMCGLAGLIRYDGGARVHTDRVIAMRDRLRHRGPDGSGLWHDPCAVLGHTLLALVDPANSAQPMRSADNRYVLVYNGEIYNHDALRAELSKAWRFQSRSDSEVVLAAYATWREACLARFNGMFAFFVWDTERRQGFAARDRLGIKPFVYAEQSDEFIFASEAKALLPAMHARPRANIDAVTEYLVAPYFSGVAAPMFVGMNYLAPGHALRITAEGVHVWPWAIEGEATASPGSWKETADQLRVRLAEAVRRTLVADAPVGLFLSGGLDSTLIGALATQAGATPESFTIAFAEHDRYDYAASLIVDSDDQPFAESASTHLRLPRTDVRPSRDDFGKSLREVASQNDALPAWEQELAQHHLARTAGTRVKAVMVGDAADETHFGYHFLLDPHATSDPLHVLQRLTGDPYLRPGLLARPLEYFGTAYRALAQDAGHEWATVGGRLRATQWLVRHRWLQRLLHNGDIHCMAHGVEARVPFGDTALLDLAASIAPEDALRHGIEKAMLREAARGLVPEPIRRRRKSALPKDQGAGEHVRQHTHETLRDHGDSVAVVMDVPRLLRRCADPSPLDEHERAVMFRASALAHWATLHDVSFA
- a CDS encoding radical SAM protein, producing MSTVEREHVFPPLMERHYPIVDGRIQTRSLEAHIVDHCNLTCVECCSLSPLLPPWTADPASLFEDLVRAARVVKPRVFKLVGGEPTLHPDLVAILRGVRATGIAPKISVTTNGLLLGRLPDAFWEEVDALTISLYPKPRLGAALVTHIEAQATRFNVALNWKTQTQFVRMTRDPVSHDVAETQAVYHDCWLRERCHLIRDGIFYTCTRPPHMQTLHRGANDFTHDGIPLHDGDSLVDELHAYLMRETALQACFHCRGGSASMEPHRMMRHAEVQAEKARFE
- a CDS encoding glycosyltransferase, with translation MSRVLFCVVPERGHVNPCMGPALALKAMGHAVAFHAPGDIRHQVRRAGEFECFGPVESPRPADWRRGAEFAKQVRDPSWLREWVRSLLIDGVPAEIDRIRESIGRWRPDIVVIDPLLYAAAIAADAEGLPWVAMSNSLNPVLPPSLNSDLLATVRWLAPSRDALFAAHGMSPTFRGCDVISPWLTIAFTTEALAADAPPDVALVGPSLPATLRGDEPDFSWERLDPALPLVYMSLGSQIYYQPQMFSKVIEATRDLPVQLVLSMADLLDTNELPTLGPHMHAVRYAPQLAMLDRASLFITHGGANSVMEALSFGVPMIISPLCNDQFHQVHFVERAGVGRRLDLEHASRDDIADAITGLMTSEQVKANVARVAKSYRRPGSTEAAQLISELAAGNRRATAS